One window of Cohnella hashimotonis genomic DNA carries:
- a CDS encoding WIAG-tail domain, whose translation MKRSTDEGQARRNTKYRPRIDGVPSDIFSPGPTNDFVTAEPLDNFAQTNEPNATFGSDEFVSVSETGVSASDVAKKEEAERDAAAPSNVTVSNQKTTANEAPSPAFNREARYDRLLEQRLPGKPKPLVYTDDLADASVAESKLAPRAVRTSHIDSEAVTTAQLADYAVSQIKLADRSVSGQKIAQETITGEHLAKNAVSGQKLRDKSVTGDKLKDGSITSEKLADRIISGDKLAERSIEAKHLSLSIITSELLQEQSITSDKIKRGSVLTENLAHESVDTAKLADGAVTGLKIRDGAIGAAKIAAGAIGAEHLTAGLILADHVANGTLQGKHIAAGAIGGDRLAKGAVNADQLADGAVNGAKIAERAVGPAHLAAGSVLADQLANGAVGSVHLADGAVIAPKIAGGAVQGPHIAPGAIEALHLGKGSVGGEQLAIGAVDTAAIRVNAVTADQLADGAVGGQQLAIRSVAAHHLNDHVVTSLKLAPESVTVEKLADLSVSGAKLADGSVTGAKIAAGAVSRPAIAKGAIGGSELADRAVGEVHLAAGSVRREAIQPGAVGPEQLAEGSVGHSKLAQDAIGAEQLRFGAVTGDALAEGAVSEHHLTNDSVGTDSLIAGSVTADKLAESSVTAGKLANDAVEARHLSVGSVNAAALAEGAITSEKLSEGSVTREALAERAVGWAQLDAMSVGEAQLQSEAVRGIHIGRGAVSLRHLSSDMLKIAALAESRIDAERIEEAAVTAYHLRSNAVTAEKLAAGSVTSDKLADGIVNEEKLADGAVTVDKLADASVTASSIANGAVGRVHLGSGAVGPGQLDPILLAAIAEAGAPIGAERLQANAIGAAQLQNGAVTSSKLAEGSVGSSALAEGSVTADKLAPGSVESAALAEDSVTSDKLASGSVGSSALAKGSVTFGKLAADSVDSAALADGSVVSSKLAAGSVGAFALADGSITSSKLASGSIDAAALAAGSVDASKLAADSVGTEAMADGSVTSNKLAVGSVDAAKLAAGSVTAGKLAAWSVESVSLVDGSVIASKLAAGSVNAAKLADGSVNEAKLADGSVTSSKLAEGSVDTAALADNSVNEAKLADGSVTANKLSAGSVDAAALADNSVDEAKLVDGSVTASKLAEGSVDAAALADNSVDEAKLADGSVTSSKLAEGSVDAAALAVNSVNEAKLADGSVTSSKLAEGSVDASALADNSVNEAKLADGSVTSSKLVAGSVDASALADNSVNEAKLADGSVTSSKLAAGSVDASALADNSVNESKLADGSVISSKLAAGSVDASALADNSVNEAKLADGSVTSSKLAAGSVESVALADNSVNEAKLADGSVNEAKLADGSVTANKLSAGSVESAALADNSVNEAKLADGSVNEAKLADGSVTANKLSAGSVESAALADNSVNEAKLADGSVTSSKLAASSVDAAALADNSVNELKLADGSVTSSKLAAGSVGATALANGSVYAEKLADGVVTTSKLAVGSVDSEVLADGSIISAKLADGIVTSRKLAAGSVGSSALADNSVNEAKLADGSVTTSKLAAGSVESWALADNSVNEAKLADGSVTTSKLAAGSVESWALADNSVNKEKLADGSVTTSKLAAGSVDSSALADNSVNEAKLADGAVTTSKLAAGSVDSSALADNSVNKEKLADGSVTTSKLAAGSVGSSALADNSVNEEKLADGSVTTSKLAAGSVDSSALADNSVNEEKLADGSVTTRKLAAGSVDSGALADNSVNEAKLADGAVTTSKLAAGSVESWALADNSVNEEKLADGSVTTSKLAAGSVDTSALADGSVTPEKLAVNFGAFALDAGSVTADKLAPGSVDTSAIAYFAVGTNHLENSAVTFDKLAAASVGNIHIEERSVDGGKLAEGSVNAGHISQGAIMAYHLSEGCVEREALGEWSVTANKIAPGSIGCEQLADGAVSANKLQDESVNNAHLATGAVTFDKLAPEVGGLLSDLSGALQTTKLQLAQTEIQPATPALPMLAVAAAVPGVGLAFGHVDYAFGGIEDRIEVSVSFEAPYADDAYVVFAMADHPGCICSLKEKSADKATFDVCRTRLTPAPNGRIQWLAVGNKAN comes from the coding sequence TTGAAGAGAAGTACCGACGAAGGCCAGGCCAGGCGCAACACGAAGTATCGGCCAAGAATCGACGGCGTGCCTTCCGACATTTTTTCGCCTGGGCCGACGAACGACTTTGTGACGGCAGAACCGTTAGACAACTTCGCACAGACAAACGAGCCGAACGCCACCTTCGGGTCCGATGAATTCGTGTCCGTATCCGAAACGGGAGTATCCGCTTCTGACGTCGCGAAAAAAGAAGAGGCCGAGCGCGATGCGGCAGCGCCCTCGAATGTCACCGTCTCCAATCAAAAGACCACGGCAAATGAAGCGCCCTCCCCTGCCTTCAACCGGGAGGCACGCTACGATAGACTGCTAGAGCAGCGTCTGCCAGGCAAACCGAAGCCGCTCGTTTATACGGACGATCTGGCGGATGCTTCCGTCGCGGAAAGCAAACTTGCGCCTCGCGCCGTTCGTACTTCCCACATCGATAGCGAGGCGGTTACAACGGCGCAGTTGGCCGATTACGCCGTTTCTCAAATCAAGCTGGCCGACCGATCGGTGAGCGGGCAGAAGATTGCGCAAGAGACGATCACGGGCGAGCATTTGGCCAAAAACGCTGTCTCGGGCCAAAAGCTGCGCGACAAGTCCGTCACGGGCGACAAGCTGAAGGACGGCAGCATCACTTCGGAGAAGCTGGCCGACCGGATCATCAGCGGCGACAAGCTCGCCGAGCGTTCTATTGAAGCCAAGCACCTGTCGTTATCGATCATCACGTCCGAGCTGCTGCAGGAGCAATCGATCACATCGGACAAAATCAAGCGCGGGTCCGTGCTGACTGAAAACCTGGCGCACGAAAGCGTGGATACCGCCAAACTTGCGGACGGCGCCGTGACCGGCTTGAAGATTCGCGATGGCGCGATAGGTGCAGCGAAGATCGCCGCAGGCGCCATCGGAGCCGAGCACCTGACGGCGGGGCTTATTCTGGCTGACCATGTCGCGAACGGAACGCTGCAAGGCAAGCATATCGCGGCCGGCGCGATCGGCGGCGATCGTCTGGCTAAGGGCGCCGTAAACGCCGACCAACTGGCAGACGGTGCCGTAAACGGCGCCAAAATCGCCGAACGCGCCGTCGGACCGGCGCACCTGGCGGCAGGTTCCGTGCTTGCGGACCAGCTTGCAAATGGGGCGGTAGGTTCTGTGCATCTTGCGGACGGTGCAGTCATCGCACCTAAAATCGCAGGCGGCGCCGTGCAAGGTCCTCATATCGCGCCCGGCGCGATCGAAGCGCTTCACCTCGGCAAAGGGAGCGTCGGCGGCGAACAGCTTGCGATCGGAGCGGTGGATACGGCAGCCATTCGCGTAAACGCGGTAACCGCGGATCAGTTGGCTGACGGCGCCGTCGGCGGGCAGCAGCTGGCCATCCGATCGGTAGCGGCTCATCATCTGAACGATCATGTCGTGACTTCGCTGAAGCTTGCGCCTGAGTCGGTTACGGTCGAAAAGCTCGCGGATTTGTCCGTTTCCGGCGCGAAGCTTGCGGACGGCAGCGTGACCGGCGCGAAAATTGCAGCCGGCGCGGTAAGCAGACCGGCCATCGCCAAAGGCGCAATCGGCGGAAGCGAGCTCGCGGATCGCGCGGTAGGCGAGGTGCATTTGGCTGCTGGCAGCGTACGCAGAGAAGCGATCCAACCAGGCGCGGTCGGTCCGGAGCAGTTGGCCGAAGGCAGCGTCGGACACTCGAAGCTGGCACAAGACGCGATCGGCGCCGAGCAGCTGCGATTCGGGGCGGTCACCGGGGACGCGCTTGCCGAGGGGGCCGTGTCGGAGCACCATTTGACGAACGACAGCGTGGGCACGGATTCGCTCATCGCGGGCTCGGTCACGGCCGACAAACTGGCCGAATCGAGCGTGACGGCCGGCAAGCTGGCAAACGACGCCGTGGAAGCCCGTCATTTGAGCGTGGGAAGCGTGAATGCCGCAGCGCTCGCAGAGGGGGCAATAACGTCCGAAAAGCTCAGTGAGGGCAGTGTAACGCGCGAAGCGCTGGCGGAACGTGCCGTAGGCTGGGCGCAGTTGGACGCCATGAGCGTCGGAGAAGCGCAGCTGCAGTCGGAAGCTGTGAGGGGGATCCATATCGGCAGAGGTGCGGTATCTCTCCGCCACCTGTCGTCCGATATGCTGAAAATTGCAGCGCTGGCGGAGAGCCGTATCGATGCTGAACGGATCGAGGAGGCTGCTGTTACGGCCTACCATCTTCGTTCCAATGCCGTAACGGCCGAGAAGCTGGCCGCAGGCTCGGTGACGTCCGATAAGCTCGCTGACGGCATCGTAAACGAGGAGAAGCTAGCTGACGGCGCAGTAACGGTCGACAAACTTGCCGACGCAAGCGTCACGGCTTCGAGCATCGCGAACGGCGCCGTCGGCCGCGTGCATTTGGGATCCGGCGCTGTCGGTCCCGGTCAGTTGGATCCGATTCTGCTTGCAGCGATCGCGGAGGCGGGTGCGCCGATCGGCGCGGAACGCTTGCAGGCGAATGCGATAGGCGCCGCCCAGCTGCAGAACGGGGCGGTCACTTCGAGCAAGCTGGCGGAAGGCAGCGTGGGCTCGTCGGCGCTGGCCGAGGGCAGCGTCACAGCCGACAAACTTGCTCCGGGCAGCGTTGAATCGGCGGCACTTGCGGAAGACAGCGTGACATCCGATAAGCTGGCTTCCGGCAGTGTCGGTTCGTCGGCGCTGGCAAAGGGCAGCGTGACGTTCGGCAAGCTGGCCGCCGATAGCGTGGATTCGGCAGCGCTGGCCGACGGCAGCGTAGTTTCGAGCAAGCTGGCTGCTGGTAGCGTAGGCGCCTTCGCCTTAGCCGATGGCAGCATTACGTCGAGCAAGCTGGCCTCGGGAAGCATAGATGCGGCAGCTCTGGCTGCGGGCAGCGTAGACGCAAGCAAGCTGGCTGCGGATAGCGTAGGGACTGAAGCGATGGCGGATGGCAGCGTCACTTCCAATAAGCTTGCCGTCGGCAGCGTGGATGCAGCTAAGCTGGCCGCAGGCAGTGTGACCGCAGGCAAACTGGCCGCGTGGAGCGTCGAATCCGTATCATTGGTCGACGGCAGCGTAATCGCGAGCAAGCTGGCAGCAGGCAGCGTGAACGCGGCAAAGCTGGCCGACGGCAGCGTGAACGAAGCGAAGCTGGCCGACGGCAGCGTTACGTCGAGCAAGTTGGCAGAAGGCAGCGTGGATACGGCGGCGTTGGCAGACAACAGCGTGAACGAAGCGAAGCTGGCGGATGGCAGCGTAACGGCGAATAAGTTGTCGGCAGGCAGCGTGGATGCGGCGGCGTTGGCAGACAACAGCGTTGATGAAGCGAAGCTGGTGGATGGCAGCGTAACGGCGAGCAAGTTGGCAGAAGGCAGCGTGGATGCGGCGGCGTTGGCAGACAACAGCGTTGATGAAGCGAAGCTGGCGGACGGTAGCGTCACGTCGAGCAAGTTGGCTGAAGGCAGCGTGGATGCGGCGGCGTTGGCGGTCAACAGCGTGAACGAAGCGAAGCTGGCCGATGGCAGCGTTACGTCGAGCAAGTTGGCTGAAGGCAGCGTGGATGCGTCGGCGTTGGCGGACAACAGCGTGAACGAAGCGAAGCTGGCGGATGGCAGCGTTACGTCGAGCAAGTTGGTTGCAGGCAGCGTAGATGCGTCGGCGTTGGCGGACAACAGCGTGAACGAAGCGAAGCTGGCCGACGGCAGCGTTACGTCGAGCAAGCTGGCTGCAGGCAGCGTAGATGCGTCGGCGTTGGCGGACAACAGCGTGAACGAATCGAAGCTGGCCGACGGCAGCGTTATTTCGAGCAAGCTGGCTGCAGGCAGCGTAGATGCGTCGGCGTTGGCGGACAACAGCGTGAACGAAGCGAAGCTGGCTGACGGCAGCGTAACGTCGAGCAAGTTGGCCGCAGGCAGCGTGGAATCGGTGGCGTTGGCAGACAACAGCGTGAACGAAGCGAAGCTGGCGGATGGCAGCGTGAACGAAGCGAAGCTGGCCGACGGCAGCGTAACGGCGAATAAGTTGTCGGCAGGCAGCGTGGAATCGGCGGCGTTGGCAGACAACAGCGTGAACGAAGCGAAGCTGGCGGATGGCAGCGTGAACGAAGCGAAGCTGGCCGACGGCAGCGTAACGGCGAATAAGTTGTCGGCAGGCAGCGTGGAATCAGCGGCGCTGGCGGACAATAGCGTTAATGAAGCCAAGTTGGCGGATGGCAGCGTCACGTCGAGCAAACTGGCTGCGAGCAGCGTGGATGCGGCGGCGTTGGCGGACAACAGTGTGAACGAATTGAAGCTGGCCGACGGTAGCGTCACGTCGAGCAAGTTGGCGGCAGGTAGCGTGGGTGCAACGGCCCTGGCCAATGGCAGTGTATATGCTGAGAAATTGGCAGACGGCGTTGTAACGACGAGCAAGCTTGCAGTAGGCAGTGTAGATTCGGAAGTCCTTGCTGATGGCAGTATAATTTCTGCAAAATTGGCAGACGGCATCGTGACGTCGCGCAAATTGGCAGCGGGCAGCGTGGGTTCATCGGCTCTGGCGGACAACAGCGTAAACGAAGCGAAACTGGCCGACGGCAGTGTGACGACGAGCAAGCTGGCAGCAGGCAGCGTAGAATCGTGGGCTCTGGCGGACAACAGCGTAAACGAAGCGAAACTGGCCGACGGCAGTGTGACGACGAGCAAGCTGGCAGCAGGCAGCGTAGAATCGTGGGCTCTGGCGGACAACAGTGTAAATAAAGAGAAGCTGGCCGACGGCAGTGTGACGACGAGCAAGCTGGCAGCAGGCAGCGTGGACTCGTCGGCTCTGGCGGACAACAGCGTAAACGAAGCGAAGCTTGCCGACGGCGCCGTGACGACGAGCAAGCTGGCAGCAGGCAGCGTGGACTCGTCGGCTCTGGCGGACAACAGTGTAAATAAAGAGAAGCTGGCCGACGGCAGTGTGACGACGAGCAAGCTGGCAGCGGGCAGCGTGGGTTCATCGGCTCTGGCGGACAACAGTGTAAATGAAGAGAAGCTGGCCGACGGCAGTGTGACGACGAGCAAGCTGGCAGCAGGCAGCGTGGACTCGTCGGCTCTGGCGGACAACAGCGTAAATGAAGAGAAGCTGGCCGACGGCAGTGTGACGACGAGAAAGCTGGCAGCAGGCAGCGTAGACTCGGGGGCTCTGGCGGACAACAGCGTAAACGAAGCGAAGCTGGCCGACGGCGCCGTGACGACGAGCAAGCTGGCAGCAGGCAGCGTAGAGTCGTGGGCTTTGGCGGACAACAGCGTAAATGAAGAGAAGCTGGCCGACGGCAGTGTGACGACGAGCAAGCTGGCAGCAGGCAGCGTGGACACGTCGGCGCTTGCCGACGGCAGCGTGACGCCAGAAAAACTCGCCGTGAACTTCGGAGCTTTTGCCTTGGACGCGGGCAGCGTGACGGCCGATAAGCTGGCTCCTGGCAGCGTCGATACGTCTGCGATCGCATACTTTGCGGTCGGTACGAATCACCTTGAAAACAGCGCCGTCACCTTCGACAAGCTGGCGGCCGCGAGTGTCGGCAACATCCACATCGAGGAGCGGTCGGTCGACGGCGGCAAGCTGGCCGAAGGCAGCGTGAATGCTGGTCATATAAGTCAAGGCGCTATTATGGCCTATCACCTGAGCGAAGGCTGCGTCGAGCGGGAAGCGCTCGGCGAATGGAGCGTCACCGCAAACAAGATTGCGCCTGGCTCAATCGGCTGCGAGCAACTGGCCGACGGCGCTGTCAGCGCCAATAAATTACAGGACGAGAGCGTTAATAACGCGCATCTGGCGACCGGCGCCGTTACCTTCGACAAGCTCGCGCCAGAGGTTGGCGGTCTGCTCTCGGATCTGAGCGGCGCGCTCCAGACGACGAAGCTGCAGCTCGCGCAAACGGAGATCCAGCCTGCAACGCCGGCGCTTCCGATGCTTGCTGTCGCGGCGGCCGTTCCCGGCGTCGGTCTGGCATTCGGTCATGTCGACTATGCGTTTGGCGGCATTGAGGACCGCATCGAAGTTTCCGTCTCGTTCGAAGCTCCATACGCGGACGATGCGTATGTCGTCTTCGCGATGGCCGACCATCCGGGCTGCATCTGCTCGCTGAAGGAGAAATCGGCGGATAAGGCGACGTTCGACGTCTGCCGCACGCGTCTGACACCCGCCCCGAACGGCCGCATCCAATGGCTGGCCGTCGGCAATAAAGCGAACTGA
- a CDS encoding glycosyltransferase family 2 protein: MKHRTGSGRPASPKRIRQLVRRNRARPARLGRAPGKASRAAATRPATDSRAQTTRTGARGEEAWRPPAVSVIIPVMNEKRTLARVIREAYRVHPRTEVIAVLNGSTDGSLAIARASGARVLVFDRPLGHDVGRAVGAREASGDTLLFIDADMVIPAARLRAFANAIERGTDIALNDYSGPRKRPVVHNVILAKHALNALLGRPDLEGASMTAVPHAISRRALAAIGAEALAVPPLAMTKALHAGMTVKRVRHIDVGMLNRPRTKRERTGSLEPLIIGDHLEAIGWWLKSDGTAGQPPQETTPRGGDGA; this comes from the coding sequence ATGAAGCACCGGACCGGTAGCGGCAGACCCGCAAGTCCCAAGCGCATCCGGCAGCTTGTCCGCCGAAATCGGGCTCGCCCAGCTCGCCTGGGACGGGCGCCAGGCAAGGCATCGCGCGCGGCGGCGACGCGTCCTGCGACTGATTCTCGCGCGCAAACGACCCGGACAGGCGCTCGCGGAGAGGAAGCGTGGCGGCCGCCCGCAGTATCGGTCATCATTCCGGTGATGAACGAGAAGCGGACGCTGGCGCGCGTCATCAGGGAAGCGTACCGCGTTCATCCGCGTACCGAAGTCATCGCCGTGCTAAACGGTTCCACCGACGGCTCCCTGGCCATCGCCCGTGCGAGCGGCGCGCGCGTCCTCGTATTCGACCGTCCTCTCGGCCATGACGTTGGCCGGGCCGTCGGCGCGCGTGAGGCGTCCGGCGACACGCTGCTGTTCATTGACGCCGATATGGTCATTCCCGCCGCCCGGCTGCGCGCGTTCGCGAACGCGATCGAACGGGGCACGGATATCGCCCTGAACGATTATTCCGGTCCGCGCAAGCGTCCGGTCGTACACAATGTCATCCTGGCGAAGCATGCGCTGAACGCGCTGCTCGGCAGGCCGGATCTTGAGGGGGCGTCCATGACCGCGGTGCCTCATGCAATCAGCCGCCGCGCGTTGGCCGCGATCGGCGCGGAGGCGCTGGCGGTGCCGCCGCTCGCGATGACGAAGGCGCTCCATGCCGGCATGACCGTCAAGCGGGTGCGGCATATCGACGTGGGCATGCTGAACAGGCCGCGGACGAAGCGCGAGCGTACAGGATCGCTCGAGCCGCTTATTATCGGGGATCATCTCGAGGCGATCGGCTGGTGGCTGAAGAGCGACGGAACCGCCGGGCAGCCGCCGCAAGAAACGACCCCGCGCGGAGGTGACGGCGCATGA